The following are encoded together in the Pectobacterium wasabiae CFBP 3304 genome:
- a CDS encoding divergent polysaccharide deacetylase family protein — protein sequence MSYLTKAPLLALSLFALSPLALAGKLSIVIDDFGYRPHNENQILAMPTAISVAVLPNAPYAREMATKAHQQGREVLIHLPMAPMSKQPLERDTLRPDMSSDEIQRIIRQSVNNVPYAVGLNNHMGSAMTASLPGMQKVMQALSAYQLYFLDSMTIGSSQSSQAAAGTGVKVIKRKVFLDDSQNEAEIRKQFTRAVQIARRSGSAIAIGHPHPSTIRVLQQMLPTLDADIVLVRPSQLLNEPTRQYESQPQPPAKPRNPFRGIPQCQVKQPPEPVKNDVFFRLVSSSIRESAPVLFIKHRWQTWIAPTNAETHRQP from the coding sequence TTGTCTTATTTAACCAAAGCACCGTTATTAGCATTGAGTCTGTTCGCGCTTTCTCCTTTGGCACTGGCCGGAAAACTTTCTATCGTCATCGATGATTTCGGCTATCGGCCGCATAATGAGAACCAGATTCTGGCGATGCCTACGGCGATTTCCGTCGCAGTATTACCTAATGCGCCCTATGCCCGTGAAATGGCAACCAAAGCCCACCAGCAAGGGCGCGAAGTGCTAATCCATCTACCGATGGCACCGATGAGCAAGCAACCGCTGGAGCGTGACACGTTACGCCCAGACATGAGCAGTGATGAAATTCAGCGCATTATTCGCCAATCGGTCAATAACGTGCCTTACGCTGTGGGGTTGAATAACCATATGGGCAGCGCGATGACCGCCAGCCTGCCCGGCATGCAAAAAGTCATGCAGGCGTTGAGCGCCTATCAGCTCTATTTCCTCGATAGCATGACCATTGGCAGTAGCCAATCGAGCCAGGCCGCAGCAGGAACCGGCGTCAAAGTCATCAAACGCAAAGTCTTTCTGGATGATTCGCAAAACGAAGCCGAGATTCGTAAACAGTTTACCCGTGCGGTGCAAATCGCTCGTCGTAGCGGTTCCGCTATCGCGATTGGGCATCCTCATCCTTCAACCATCCGTGTCTTACAGCAGATGCTGCCCACGCTGGATGCCGATATTGTCTTAGTGCGTCCTAGCCAGTTGCTGAATGAACCAACGCGGCAATATGAGTCTCAGCCACAGCCGCCAGCCAAACCGCGTAATCCGTTCCGTGGCATACCGCAGTGTCAGGTCAAACAGCCACCGGAACCGGTGAAGAACGATGTGTTCTTCAGGTTGGTGAGTAGCAGCATTCGGGAAAGCGCCCCCGTGCTGTTTATCAAGCACCGCTGGCAGACCTGGATTGCTCCCACCAACGCCGAAACGCACAGGCAACCGTAA